A genomic window from Flavobacterium azooxidireducens includes:
- the ltrA gene encoding group II intron reverse transcriptase/maturase: MIEKVVHPYNLQKALEHVIANKGSAGVDGISTKELRKVFAEKKDQLITEIKQGSYQIQPILGIEIPKGNGKTRLLGVPTTSERVLQQAVSQSIAPLFEPEFKPNSFGFRPNKNARQAVGQARDYIHSGLNHIVDIDLKNFFDEVDHCLVLNLVFQKVKCKTMMQLIRKWLRAPIKINGKLRKRRKGVPQGSPLSPLLSNILLHQLDKEMTRRGHKFVRYADDFSIYCKSHNQAKATRVVIEKFLKNKLKLTINKEKSGIRKPSHFTLLGFGFVPVYNKGSKNQYQLVVAEKAWINLKIRLKSITRKTTPAKLEERITKIKEIQRGWLNYFRGTNIMGKVRDIDGWLRNRLRYCIWHDWKKPERKRKNLIRLGVDQDHAYMWSRTRKGGWAIAQSPILGTTITLKRLKQKGYESLTEVYIQLNPSLCEPPST; the protein is encoded by the coding sequence ATGATTGAAAAAGTAGTACATCCTTACAATCTCCAAAAAGCGTTGGAACACGTCATTGCCAACAAAGGTAGTGCAGGTGTTGATGGTATTTCCACAAAAGAACTCCGCAAGGTATTCGCAGAAAAGAAAGACCAGCTAATAACGGAAATCAAACAAGGAAGCTATCAAATTCAACCCATTCTAGGAATCGAAATTCCAAAGGGAAACGGAAAAACCCGTTTACTGGGCGTTCCCACAACAAGCGAACGAGTACTGCAACAAGCGGTATCACAAAGCATCGCACCTTTATTTGAACCCGAATTCAAACCTAACAGTTTTGGATTTAGACCCAACAAAAATGCCCGACAAGCCGTTGGACAAGCACGGGACTACATTCATTCAGGATTGAACCACATTGTGGATATTGACCTGAAAAACTTCTTTGATGAAGTTGACCATTGTTTAGTATTGAATTTGGTATTTCAAAAAGTGAAATGCAAAACCATGATGCAACTCATTCGCAAATGGCTTCGAGCACCGATTAAAATCAATGGAAAGCTACGAAAACGTAGAAAAGGTGTACCACAAGGCTCTCCTTTAAGTCCGCTACTGTCGAACATTTTACTCCATCAATTGGATAAAGAAATGACCCGACGAGGACATAAATTCGTTCGATACGCTGATGATTTTAGTATCTACTGCAAGAGCCACAATCAAGCGAAAGCTACCAGAGTAGTGATTGAAAAGTTCCTCAAGAACAAGCTCAAACTAACCATTAACAAAGAAAAGAGTGGCATTAGAAAACCCTCTCACTTTACGTTACTTGGCTTTGGGTTTGTGCCCGTTTACAATAAAGGAAGTAAGAATCAATACCAACTCGTAGTAGCCGAAAAGGCATGGATAAACCTAAAGATACGACTCAAAAGCATCACCCGCAAAACTACCCCAGCCAAACTAGAAGAACGTATCACCAAGATAAAGGAAATCCAACGAGGATGGTTAAACTATTTTCGAGGAACCAATATCATGGGAAAAGTACGAGACATTGACGGTTGGCTACGCAACCGACTGCGGTATTGCATCTGGCACGATTGGAAGAAACCCGAAAGGAAAAGGAAAAACCTGATTCGATTGGGGGTTGACCAAGACCATGCCTACATGTGGAGCAGAACTCGAAAAGGTGGTTGGGCGATTGCTCAAAGTCCGATTTTAGGAACAACTATTACTTTGAAACGCTTGAAACAAAAGGGATACGAATCCTTAACGGAAGTCTACATTCAACTCAACCCATCTCTTTGCGAACCGCCGAGTACGTGA
- a CDS encoding response regulator transcription factor — protein MLTFEYILLGLTYTTLFISIFLQWVCYKRNIENIETIAFTVSLLLLIVSISLSPLFPVGETSNISTLIAMVLVSITTFLNTWSERKHSFKIVYKRAYLTFATLLLIVIFVTYFLDHLIVAQNAVVAFLIGSVLGALGLAQSTKPIKRYLHLEKVNKIFGLIFLILVPTYLIFHYGFEKEYQQFPIGFLLYIAFTLLALHKIYDDLQRLSLVNKKVEPQKQHFKNYCLTGREEEIARLLVQGITYQNISEQLFISLPTVKTHASNIYKKCNVKTRHELVFVLTA, from the coding sequence ATGCTGACATTTGAATACATTTTACTTGGACTAACCTATACAACACTTTTTATTTCAATTTTTTTACAATGGGTTTGCTATAAGCGTAACATTGAGAATATAGAAACGATTGCTTTTACAGTTTCGTTGTTGCTATTAATTGTTTCCATTAGTTTATCACCATTGTTCCCTGTGGGTGAAACCTCCAACATTTCTACTTTAATAGCTATGGTGTTGGTATCGATTACTACTTTCTTAAACACTTGGAGCGAAAGAAAACATTCGTTCAAAATTGTCTATAAAAGAGCTTATTTAACTTTTGCTACCTTATTACTAATCGTCATTTTTGTTACATATTTTTTAGACCATTTGATTGTCGCTCAAAATGCAGTAGTTGCTTTTTTAATTGGTTCTGTTTTGGGGGCATTAGGTTTGGCTCAATCTACTAAACCTATAAAAAGGTACTTACATCTTGAAAAGGTCAATAAAATATTCGGTTTGATATTTTTAATATTAGTACCAACTTACCTGATTTTCCACTATGGTTTTGAAAAAGAATACCAACAATTCCCGATTGGATTCTTGTTATATATCGCCTTTACACTATTGGCATTACATAAAATTTATGACGACTTACAACGCTTATCGCTTGTAAACAAAAAGGTTGAACCACAAAAACAACATTTTAAAAACTATTGTTTAACGGGAAGAGAAGAAGAAATCGCAAGACTATTGGTGCAAGGAATTACCTATCAAAACATTTCAGAACAATTATTTATATCGCTTCCTACCGTAAAAACCCACGCAAGCAACATTTACAAAAAGTGTAATGTAAAGACACGCCACGAACTTGTGTTTGTTTTAACTGCTTGA
- the yaaA gene encoding peroxide stress protein YaaA produces MKIVISPAKSLDYESPLPTNQSTTLCFLKEAAMINRQLKKQKPKQLMELMDISDKLADLNWQRNQERDLDNFTAENSRQAIYAFNGDVYIGLDIKTLPTEKLDVLQDKLRILSGLYGLLKPLDLMQPYRLEMGTKFPIGKSKNLYEFWKSKITKELNKELIKGELFINLASNEYFDAVDVKALKVPVITPEFKDYKDGKLKMISFFAKKARGMMVRYIIDTNAETIDDLKGFNYEGYAFDGNLSKGDRLVFTR; encoded by the coding sequence ATGAAAATCGTTATATCTCCAGCCAAATCATTGGATTACGAAAGTCCGCTGCCAACCAATCAATCCACTACTTTATGCTTTCTGAAAGAAGCAGCGATGATTAACCGTCAATTAAAAAAGCAAAAACCAAAGCAATTGATGGAATTAATGGACATTTCAGATAAATTGGCCGATTTGAATTGGCAACGCAACCAAGAACGTGATTTGGATAATTTTACTGCTGAAAATTCTCGACAAGCGATTTATGCTTTTAATGGCGATGTTTATATTGGTTTGGATATTAAAACCTTACCAACTGAAAAATTAGACGTTTTGCAAGACAAACTCCGTATTCTTTCCGGATTGTATGGTTTGTTGAAACCGTTGGATTTGATGCAGCCGTATCGATTGGAAATGGGAACTAAATTTCCGATTGGTAAAAGCAAGAACTTATATGAATTTTGGAAATCAAAAATAACTAAAGAACTGAATAAAGAACTGATAAAAGGTGAACTTTTTATCAACTTAGCCAGTAATGAATATTTTGACGCGGTGGATGTGAAAGCTTTGAAAGTCCCCGTGATCACACCCGAATTCAAAGATTATAAAGACGGAAAATTAAAAATGATTAGCTTTTTTGCCAAAAAGGCGAGAGGCATGATGGTGCGATACATCATCGATACGAATGCAGAAACGATTGATGATTTAAAAGGTTTTAATTATGAAGGGTATGCGTTTGATGGGAATTTGAGTAAGGGGGATAGGTTGGTGTTTACGAGGTAG
- the cmk gene encoding (d)CMP kinase: MNNITIAIDGFSSTGKSTLAKQLANHLGYVYVDTGAMYRAVAFFAMQNKLVAEDFLDKESLIKKLPEIKLRFQFNASMGFAEMFLNDVNVENEIRTIEVSRLVSKVAEISEVRAKLVEQQQAMGKNKGIVMDGRDIGTVVFPDAELKLFMTASAHTRAKRRFDELEEKGQNVSYEDVLQNVQERDYIDTHRDDSPLVKAHDAIEIDNSTLTKKEQFDLVLDLIHKFFA; the protein is encoded by the coding sequence ATGAATAACATTACCATTGCCATCGACGGATTTTCATCTACAGGAAAAAGCACGTTAGCCAAACAATTAGCCAATCATTTAGGGTATGTTTATGTGGATACGGGTGCGATGTATCGTGCTGTTGCGTTTTTTGCCATGCAAAATAAGTTGGTTGCAGAAGATTTTTTAGACAAAGAAAGTTTGATTAAAAAATTGCCGGAAATAAAACTTCGTTTTCAGTTTAATGCTTCTATGGGTTTTGCCGAAATGTTTTTGAATGATGTGAATGTGGAAAATGAAATCCGCACCATAGAAGTTTCTCGTTTGGTTAGCAAAGTTGCCGAAATTTCGGAAGTGAGAGCCAAATTAGTCGAGCAACAACAAGCCATGGGTAAAAATAAAGGCATTGTGATGGATGGCCGTGACATTGGAACAGTTGTTTTTCCGGATGCGGAATTGAAGTTATTCATGACCGCCAGTGCTCACACGCGAGCCAAACGCCGTTTTGATGAATTGGAAGAAAAAGGTCAGAATGTTTCCTACGAAGATGTTTTGCAAAACGTTCAGGAAAGAGATTATATTGATACGCACCGTGATGATTCTCCCTTGGTGAAAGCCCATGATGCGATTGAAATTGATAATTCAACGTTGACCAAAAAAGAACAATTTGATTTGGTTTTGGATTTAATCCACAAGTTTTTTGCTTAA
- the xerA gene encoding site-specific tyrosine recombinase/integron integrase — protein MPTITTKLIRYKGEKRIAIYFEKNAELIQRVKKLEGIRWSSTLKAWHLPDNEANRIRFKIVENLPSAEGLQQIELFKKYLLSKRYSENTIKTYSEALKSFLTFFRDKKVSEIDNQDVITYNNEFVLKNNLSSSYQNQIVNAIKLYFSSIQDRKIEIEKIHRPKSEKKLPNVLSKEEVKLILEVHSNLKHKTMLSLIYSCGLRCGELVALKPIHIDSKRNIVLIKNAKGRKDRIVPLSPKILEMLREYYKLYKPITYLFEGQNAGTPYDERSLPQVLKQALKKVGITKPVTLHWLRHSYATHLLESGTDLRYIQELLGHNSSKTTEIYTHVSTKSIQQIKSPFDDL, from the coding sequence ATGCCAACAATAACTACCAAACTAATTCGATACAAAGGAGAAAAAAGAATCGCTATTTATTTCGAAAAAAATGCTGAATTAATTCAACGAGTAAAAAAATTAGAAGGAATTCGCTGGAGTTCAACACTAAAAGCTTGGCATTTACCTGACAATGAAGCAAATCGAATTCGATTTAAAATCGTTGAAAATCTGCCATCTGCTGAAGGTCTTCAACAAATTGAATTGTTTAAAAAATACCTTCTTTCCAAAAGGTATAGTGAAAACACTATTAAAACCTATTCCGAAGCATTAAAATCATTCCTAACGTTTTTTAGAGATAAAAAAGTATCAGAAATAGATAATCAAGATGTTATAACCTACAACAATGAATTCGTTTTAAAAAACAACCTTTCCTCCTCTTATCAAAACCAAATAGTAAATGCGATTAAACTCTATTTTAGTTCGATACAAGATAGAAAAATTGAAATAGAAAAAATTCACAGACCAAAATCAGAAAAAAAACTGCCCAATGTTCTGAGTAAAGAAGAAGTCAAATTAATCTTAGAAGTACATAGCAATTTAAAACATAAAACGATGCTAAGTTTAATCTATAGTTGCGGATTGCGTTGTGGCGAATTGGTAGCATTAAAGCCAATTCACATCGATTCTAAAAGAAACATCGTATTGATTAAAAATGCAAAAGGAAGAAAAGACAGAATAGTTCCTTTAAGTCCTAAAATTTTAGAGATGTTACGAGAGTATTACAAACTCTACAAACCTATTACCTATTTATTCGAAGGTCAAAATGCAGGAACTCCTTATGATGAACGGAGTTTACCGCAAGTATTAAAACAAGCTTTAAAAAAAGTTGGTATTACAAAACCAGTTACTTTGCATTGGTTGCGACATAGTTATGCTACACATCTTTTGGAAAGCGGTACTGACTTACGTTATATTCAAGAATTACTGGGACACAACAGTAGCAAAACAACGGAAATTTATACGCACGTTAGCACCAAAAGTATTCAGCAAATAAAAAGTCCATTTGACGATTTGTAA
- a CDS encoding lipopolysaccharide biosynthesis protein: MGIVVNQSIKNTIITFIGFAIGATNALFMYTHFLGEDYYGLTAFLLSSANIMMPLMAFGIQNTLVKFYSEHESEEEKSRFLNLVLVLPFVIVIPIFLILFLFYGETATLLSQKNPIIHDYVWMIPVIGLFMGYFEIFYAWVKVHLKSVFGNFVKEVLLRIFISIFLFAVYFDWISNVQFVYSLVFIYFTMMFLMALVAFNVRKPQFHLKFPKEKKEVIVYSSFIIFSSSIAVLLLDIDKFMIGQYIPINEAAYYSVAIFIALTISVPMRAMHQITHPITTDLMARKKHDELNDLYKKTAITLQVIGGFIMLGILTNIHQVYALLPEKYSGGVAVVFLISFSKFFDLMLGNNNSIIFNSKYYRTVLFLGLCLVVLTVSLNMYFIPNFGIEGAAIATLISIGLYSLAKFLFVVFKMDLFPFTQKTIVSLGIIAVTFVVFYFWNFSFHPILNIVLKSVLIALFYWLLNFKLKISEDINGLIKGVLKKVWK, encoded by the coding sequence ATGGGCATCGTCGTTAATCAATCCATCAAAAACACCATCATTACCTTTATTGGTTTTGCTATTGGTGCTACGAATGCATTGTTTATGTACACGCATTTTTTGGGAGAAGATTATTATGGATTAACGGCTTTTTTACTTTCTTCAGCCAATATTATGATGCCATTAATGGCGTTTGGAATTCAAAATACATTAGTGAAATTTTATTCAGAGCATGAATCAGAAGAGGAAAAATCTCGATTTCTGAATTTAGTTTTGGTTTTGCCTTTCGTGATAGTCATTCCAATTTTCTTGATTTTGTTTCTGTTTTATGGAGAAACTGCGACGTTGCTTTCACAAAAAAATCCAATTATTCATGATTACGTTTGGATGATTCCGGTCATTGGATTGTTTATGGGTTATTTTGAGATTTTTTATGCGTGGGTGAAAGTCCATTTGAAATCCGTTTTTGGTAATTTTGTGAAGGAAGTTTTACTTCGAATCTTCATCAGCATTTTTCTGTTTGCGGTTTATTTTGATTGGATATCCAATGTGCAATTTGTGTACAGCTTAGTCTTTATTTATTTTACGATGATGTTTCTAATGGCATTGGTTGCATTCAATGTAAGAAAACCACAATTTCATTTGAAATTTCCAAAGGAAAAGAAAGAAGTCATTGTTTATTCGTCTTTTATAATTTTCTCCTCCAGTATTGCAGTGCTTTTGTTGGATATTGATAAGTTTATGATTGGGCAATACATTCCGATTAATGAAGCGGCTTATTATTCGGTGGCGATTTTTATTGCGTTGACGATTTCTGTTCCGATGCGGGCGATGCACCAAATTACGCATCCAATTACGACCGATTTGATGGCGAGAAAAAAGCACGATGAACTGAATGATTTATACAAGAAAACAGCTATCACTTTGCAAGTGATTGGTGGATTTATTATGCTGGGAATTTTGACAAACATTCACCAAGTCTATGCATTATTACCCGAAAAATACAGCGGTGGAGTAGCGGTGGTGTTTTTGATTTCCTTTTCTAAATTCTTTGATTTGATGTTGGGAAATAACAATTCTATCATTTTTAATTCAAAATACTATCGAACGGTCTTGTTTTTAGGATTGTGTTTGGTGGTTCTGACTGTAAGTTTGAATATGTATTTTATTCCGAATTTTGGAATTGAAGGAGCAGCCATTGCCACTTTAATTTCCATTGGATTATACAGTTTAGCCAAATTTTTATTTGTGGTTTTTAAAATGGATTTGTTTCCGTTTACCCAAAAAACAATTGTGTCATTGGGAATTATCGCCGTAACTTTTGTTGTCTTTTATTTTTGGAATTTTTCCTTTCACCCAATTCTGAATATTGTATTGAAATCGGTTTTAATTGCCTTGTTTTATTGGCTTTTGAATTTTAAATTGAAGATTTCGGAAGATATTAATGGGTTGATAAAAGGGGTTTTGAAGAAGGTTTGGAAGTAG
- the ltrA gene encoding group II intron reverse transcriptase/maturase: protein MIEKVVHPYNLQKALKQVITNKGSAGVDGVSTREIRNVFTEKKLQLIEEIKQGNYQTQPILGIEIPKGNGKTRLLGIPTTTERVLQQAVSQSIAMLFEPEFKSSSFGFRPNKNARQAVAQALEYIHQGLNYIVDTDLKTFFDEVDHCLLLNLIYKKVKCKMTLKLIRKWLKAPIKIKGKLQKRRKGVPQGSPLSPLLSNILLHELDKEMTRRGHKFVRYADDFSIYCKSENQAKATKVVIEKFLKNKLKLTINQEKSGIRKPVNFTILGFGFVPTYEKGTNNKYQLIVAEKGWKKLKETLKSITRKTTPATFEERIAKIKEVQRGWLNYFQGTSIMGKLRDLDGWLRNRLRYCIWHHWKKPERKRKNLLRLGVDQDQAYAWSRTRKGGWAIAQSPVLGTTITLKRLKMKGYQSLTELYIQLNPSLCEPPYTRPVRTVV from the coding sequence ATGATTGAAAAAGTAGTACATCCTTACAATCTTCAAAAAGCATTGAAGCAAGTCATTACCAACAAAGGTAGTGCAGGAGTCGATGGTGTTTCAACACGTGAAATCCGCAATGTTTTTACAGAAAAGAAACTACAACTTATTGAAGAAATTAAACAAGGAAACTACCAAACTCAACCCATTTTAGGAATCGAAATTCCAAAAGGAAACGGAAAAACCCGATTATTGGGTATTCCCACCACCACCGAACGAGTACTGCAACAAGCAGTAAGTCAAAGCATCGCTATGTTGTTTGAACCCGAATTTAAGAGCAGTAGTTTTGGATTTAGACCCAACAAAAATGCCCGACAAGCCGTTGCACAAGCCTTGGAATATATCCATCAAGGACTCAACTACATTGTAGATACCGATTTGAAAACCTTTTTCGATGAAGTTGACCACTGTCTGTTATTGAATCTGATCTACAAGAAAGTGAAATGCAAAATGACGCTAAAACTCATTCGGAAATGGCTCAAAGCACCTATTAAAATCAAGGGAAAACTACAAAAACGAAGAAAAGGAGTTCCACAAGGAAGTCCATTGAGTCCTTTACTATCAAACATCTTACTCCATGAATTGGACAAAGAAATGACAAGACGAGGACACAAATTCGTTCGTTATGCCGATGATTTTAGCATCTACTGCAAGAGCGAAAATCAAGCGAAAGCTACAAAAGTTGTAATTGAAAAGTTCCTGAAAAACAAACTCAAACTCACCATCAATCAAGAGAAAAGCGGGATTAGAAAACCTGTTAACTTTACGATTTTAGGATTTGGGTTTGTACCTACATACGAAAAGGGAACCAATAACAAATATCAACTCATCGTAGCAGAAAAAGGATGGAAAAAACTCAAAGAAACACTAAAAAGTATTACCCGAAAAACCACACCAGCCACATTTGAAGAACGTATTGCAAAGATAAAAGAAGTGCAAAGAGGATGGTTAAACTATTTTCAAGGCACAAGTATCATGGGCAAACTACGGGATTTAGATGGATGGCTAAGAAATCGACTGCGATATTGCATCTGGCACCACTGGAAGAAACCCGAAAGGAAGAGGAAAAACCTCCTACGACTAGGTGTTGACCAAGACCAAGCCTACGCATGGAGCAGGACGAGAAAAGGCGGTTGGGCAATTGCTCAAAGTCCTGTTTTGGGAACAACCATCACGCTAAAACGCTTGAAAATGAAAGGATACCAATCCTTAACAGAACTCTACATTCAGCTTAACCCATCTCTTTGTGAACCGCCGTATACGAGACCCGTACGTACGGTGGTGTGA